The Juglans regia cultivar Chandler chromosome 16, Walnut 2.0, whole genome shotgun sequence nucleotide sequence atccacTATCCCATCGTGCTTTCTCTTACGAAACTCCAACCGCTAGGCGCTATCCCCTGTTCTTCCTGAAAAATTCAGGCATTTGCTTCACACCCACCAAGAAAACttggaaattttattgaaacCCAACGTCTGCCATGAAGGTCCCCCCGATCCCAAGCAAACCAAACATGGCCTCCCAATACGAAGACGCTTCGAAAAAGCTCAGGAGACTCCCCCACGTGTTTGCCAGAGTCCTCGAGCTCCCGATCCACTCGAGCGCCGACGTTTCGGTGGAGGAAACCTCCGACTCTTTCCGCTTCACCGCTGCCACCCCAGCCAACACAGATCACACAAATATAGCCGGCGATGTAAGGGTGCACACGATCAAAATCTTCCCTGGCGTGACGAAGATCGTGATCAGAGGAGTGTGTAGCCCGTTATTGGATGAACTAAAGTTCGATCTTTGGCGATTCCGGCTCCCGGCTTCGACGAGGCTAGACATGGCGAGCGCTAGATGTAGCAGCGGTGGAAAACTGGTCGTGACAGTGCCAAAAGGCTTGgatgaaaagtaataattaataagaagagGGTTTGGGAGGCTGCTTCTTGTACAGTAACCTTTTTCTTCTCAAGATGTGTCGTTGAATTCAGTAAAAATcctgtacttttttttttctcagctatatatatatataatatatattatataagtgtGATGAATTGGTTtgcttttagtttctttttaggTTTTGGGTAATGCTGCAATTTGGTTTAATTTATATCATTCAATTTGTTTTATtaacaaaacttccaaaaatacaaaagatgaaaattaaattttagatttcttaaaccttttatatttgtattttgagGAATGCTATATATTAGCCTATATTCACTCTCAaactctatatttataattttttttctctttcataataTGTGAGgtgttttttatagaatatgaaGTATGAGATAGTAAATAACGactgataaaaagaatttttaaaatattttaaattgttttaataaGTCATGTGGACAACATCAAGAGAATAAAATGAATGGGTATAAAATAGGGGGCATGGTAATATTTTCCTTTAGATTTATAGTACTACAAGGGATCTACTTGatttctaaataataaaataccttTCCGAAAGGAAAATTTACAAGTTTCTGTTATTTGCTTGGAACTTATTACGAACTTGATCCTCATGAATATTGTAAAGGCATATCTTTATTGTATATAAGCTTGCAACGAAAACTTATTGCCAAAAAGTAAGTCGAAATGAGAAATCAGTTCAAAATCACTCAAAACACATGACCAGTAATGCGGATTGGCCGGCCAGCCATGCATGAAATTACACGAAGATAAGTATATATGGAAAAACTGAGAAAAACGAATATATACATGTCAAAAATCTCGGCGGCCGAAATAAAAAGTGAAACAGTGACAGCAGATTAAAGTTTTCTTTAGACctaaaaactaattattattttctaattacaTCAATCAGTAAAAAGTATAAACCTTTATTCCAACCTTATCCAAGTACGACTGATCTGCATCAATCCTTTTCATTTTATGCACAAGCCGTGAGACTTTCGAACTGTAAAACCTATCAAAATCACTCTAAAACTCTGTAAAGTATTACGTACCAACCAGCTTATTAACTTAAGCGAAGACCCAAGTGCTGCTTCTGCGCTAGCTTGTTTGTAGTCTTGCACAATTCATGCATGCTTGACATCTTTACATGAAAGATAGATGGTCAATGGATTAGATGCAGATGGTTACGTTGTTATATTTccttcattaattaattatatcccTAGAAGAGATTTGACAAAAGATGCGGGGGCTGAAATATTACTTTCATGATCATGATTATCTTGTGCGTGCCACGTCGTACGCCTCATGGTGATGGAACATATCCTAGTGGAATAGACAAGTGATGGAACATATCCTAGTGGAACATatcattaaagaaaacaaattcaaaGTGATCACCGAAAATGACTCATTTTTTGCATGCCCGCCTCTATTCCGAGAGGGTTAAAAGCAAGATTCTGTTGCGGACCTGCGCGCCGAGACACGTATTATATACGTTGGTCCTCACGGTTTCCGCACGTATAGTAGTACTACTGTCAATGCAAAAGTCGGTTTCAAAGCTTCTTTTTCGCTTTCGTATTAATATTGACATAATGTACATGACCTTTTATTTCGACCTCTTCTAATCGCCTCAAGAAAATGATCATTCCGGCCAGCTCTCTTTTAAGGAGTGGAATGAATCGTTGTACGTTGGTCAGGTGACCGGCCCGTGCTCTGGTTTTGTGGTCAGCAACGTGAAGAGCTGGTTTTGGTTACGAGGATTGCTGTGTTGCTTCTCTTCTAGCTTTATTATAAGTTGTTGAACGAGGGAGAGAGCTGTTGGCCATGAGAAGGGGGCTGCCGTGCTGGGTTGGTTGGGGAAGAAGGGACTTCCGGCAACCCTAGTTTATGGTGGCTGATGAATATATTTGCATTGAGGAGGAGCTTATACGTGTGGGTCTTTGTTATTTATAAGTATACGGGTTGGGCCCATGGGTTTCATGGTCTGGGTCCATTTTATTGGCTTGGCCCATGGGTCCTAGGATTTTTTTGGATCTAGTCTAACCATGGGCCTAGTTGTGGACTTTTAAGGGTCACTTCAGGCTTAGCAACTGGGTTGggccaattaataataaaatctaatggGCCGGTTCTTGAGTCCAAAAACACCCAACTAATCCAATAAATATCTATAggcttttaaaataattcttgAGCTTATTTATTCGCTAAACATGAGCTCACTtgtttcataaatattaaatgaggtttatgagtaaaataaaaatcattaacgaaccataataaatttttaagccCGTGGCTGATTCAAAATTCTCTAATAAATCACAGTTTCGCTTTCCAAAAATATTACTCTGTTAATACTATATCTAATTATTCACTAAACCCTAACCAACCTTAAAATAAGCTCTTGGGCTTATTGATCCATTAAGAATTCTTAGTCAACCTCAATAAATTTATAGTTCATGAGCTTATCTAATATGGTTCATTAGGCTGTGTTTGtatgttgagatgattttaaatgatctgaattgatatatgaataataatattttgtgagtcccattgaaatgtatttgaatataaaaaaaaattgagatgtgtttaacttttttatagaaagttgaaaaaatagtgagtcTCGTTAATGATTGGATTGAGATGAGTTCAACAATTAAACACAAGCtaaacctaataaaattatcGTTATTCTGTTCTTAATAATATTGGATTGAGTTGTTACACCTTGCTTTCACTTAATACTTTTCCGAGTGGCAAAATCAATACCCAATCTCATTTTTcacatattctttaaaaatgtATTCTCCgttgtgttttttttctgtaatcttgacattttattttaggataAAGTTAGTCTGCGGCCCCATTTATACCATTCAGTGTGACTGtttgccaattttttttatttaataataaaggaaataattttaagtatattgatatatatttttttattttttaaaatattttaaaataataaaaaaatataaataaaaaaaatactagttttGCAGCGGTAAGCTGCAAGCCACACACTAGTGctactctttatttttctgcatTCTTGTCATTTGACTTTTatttatgtgtgtgtatatatatatatatatattataaacgtCACCAGTGGGTAGGTGTATATATTGTATATGCTAACATTATTCACCGATAATTCTTTAGTGGGTACGTAGATGAATCATTTCAGTTGAATAGAAAGTGATAGTCGATTATTTCAAGAGAAAAGCTTGGGACCGGACGGGTGTTAAAAGTATTTTCACACCAACTAATGATAGGGTGACATGTAGACACtccaagaagaataattttgaatCTGCATACACCCGATCAATCTTTTCATTTCCTGCTTTTCCCCTCCCCATCCTCTGTTTCATTTCTTGCGTCTTCTCCCATGGGATATGTTAAAGCAACACCCACgatgagaagaaaatacatGTTGGCGTCGTTGAGATGTTTTCGCTCTGTATCATTGACGagaagaaaatactttctctgtATCGTTGAGACGTTTTCGCTCCACTTCATACTCTAGGCCATTACTGTATACGTAAAAATGTTTCTTTTCATATGGATTTTCTAGATATAGGACTTCAAAATTGGTGGTGTGAATTATATAAACTTTTCTTTAATTGAGTTTGCTTATTTATATAGTTAAGGCTGGTATTAGGCAAGATAGTAAGTAGCAAATCATGTGAAAGTGTGTTTATAATTCCATCAGCcaaaaagaatgataaatatattatcatgatCTCACGGGGTTGATACGAAACAGgcaaaattttcattattcaCTGCACTATTCTCGTTGAAACCCTCCCAGTGGCTCTATCACCACTCAAAGAGTAATACTTTTATAGTGAATATCCTTAGGATTGGGTGTGAGATGGAGAGAAAGAGGGTGGGGAGAAGACGCTGGAAATGAAACAGAGGATggggagggggagagggagggagggagaaaggaaaggaaaagattgATTGGGTGTATGCAGATTTAAAATTAGTCCTCTGGAGTGTCTACGTGGCACCCTATCATTGGTTGGTGTGAAAATACCTTTAACACCCGTCCGGCCCCAAGCTTTTCTCTTATTTCAAACCCAAACACAAAGATATAATGGGGGTGCAAGTCTTAAAAGAGGGGGTGGTGATTgatgatttgaattttttactAAACTCTTTAGATCTAAGAGTATCTTAACAAAATCGAGGAAACATAGTAAGATAAAAGCAAAAATGAATGGATTATAGTTTGGACCAACTTTGGCAGACACCAAAATCTGTGATGGTGGGACCCACGCTCTGTTGGATTGTATATGGAGACTAGTTTGTGAGCAGAAAATCGAGAAACAGAGAGTTCGATCGACTGTCGCTCGACCTAGCACTCGAGTATAGCTCAACCAGCGAGTTCGCTCGAGATGCACTCAACAGTGGGCTTGAGCGAAGCTCAACCGatgagttcgctcgagtctcgCGCAACAGTAGTCTTGAGCAAGACACAAACCCTAATGTTCGCTCAAGCTGCTCTAGACACACCACTCAAGCCAATGTCGATTGGATGTTTGCTAGACATGCTGCTTGAGCGAATGACCCAGTTTTTGCCATATTAGGGTTTTCAGTGCTGTTTCTATTTATATGTCATATTTGGGCTTTAATGTGTACGATTTTCAGCAGTTTTGAGTGAGAACAGAACAGGCAAAGTGTGAATACATATtgtaagagagaaaaagttctAGAGAGTGtaagttgagattgagtgattgtaatttcctttgaattaataaaacttCTGTAGGTTTGTGGATCTAGGCACATTGTCAAACCACTTAAATTATGTGTCGTGTGATATTAATCGttgctttaatttgtttgtcatcgttggtgtgtgtatttttttcaacaacTGATATCAAAAGTCAATGttggatctgaaggagaatgatggctGGAGACAAGTTGAAAGTACTCAAGATCAAGAAGTTCAACCACACTGACTTTGGGTATTGGAGGATGCAGATTGAGGATTATCTCTATGAGAAGAGGCTTCATCTTTcattgttgggaaagaagccggAGAGGGTGGATGATGCTGAGTGGAATCTGTTAGATCGACATGTTTTGGGGGTTGCTCGGCTGACCCTATCTAGAATAGTGGTGCACAATGTTATTAAGGAGTGAACCACGACAGATCTTATGGCGGCTTTGttaggtatgtatgaaaagccgtcgACAAATAACAAGTTacatttgatgaagaaattgttcaatcaGAGGATGTGAGAAGGTATGTCTGTGGCCCAACACTTAAATGGATTCAATACGatcaaaaatcaattttcttttgtagatattaagtttgatgatgagatcagagtGTTAATTCTATTGGCATCGTTGCCAAATAGTTGGAAGGCCATGAGGATGGTGGTGAGTAGTTCAACTGGCAAGATGAAATTGAACTACGATAACGTACGTGACATGATCCTTGCTGAAGAGGTACATAGAAGAGACTCTGATGAGTTCTCAGGTTTGGGATCAGCTCTAAACATTGACAATCGGGGCATAAGATATGACAAGTCAAGCTTCAAAAATAGGGTAAGAGCAAGACGAGATTTGGGTAGCAGATCACATACTGAAGTTGTGACAAGCCGAGCCACATCAAGAGAGattgtgtaacgccccgtacttggaagggtcggagaattactacttgtcacttaCAAATCTGTCTCTCCAAGCATCtaaaactccaaggacttcatAAATAGCacacaatctcatattttccaaataactataatacaaactccataagtcatcattacaaaataatataaaccaaaGGGGTCCATAATTTTCCAATAATCTCAATGAAACAAAACGATACATCTTTAGatctcaataggtccaaacaacaCAAAGTACTTCAAGTACTCAAGTTATACTcttctactaacaatggtactcgACCTTTTATCCATAACTAGCCAAGCTCCAATTTCTAATCCTAACCCCTAGCTGggtaatcaatgtcatctgatgatatatgaagataatgggtgagttattcataactcagtaagcagaaaacatatactaatttgtaaacatgagccatttttaaaaagtttggtatgcaaaaataaaacatttcattttcatatgcacatctcgaaacgtgttatcagaaagatcatagcgacttttcaatcttttcatattcaaaaaccgctttggcataacataattgCACATCTTTATCTTATtatgtcatatcgtatcatatcatgtcataaaccatgtttaacccccgtggtagggttgtgctatccccagtggccaaaccaggcagtatcatgttgtgaaactttccatttttcaatctcggagcccaaagtgtgcacacaggaaagaacacataagaGACCTCTTTGTTTcaaaagtgggtgcactcatatcatatcatgttggtaccaaccatatcacgtaaaccagtatcatcatatcagaaccatatttagaatcagaatcaaaacagataagtatgctaaaagtttttcatatccatatcatatgataCCACatgctgaacatattcatataatttccatttgatcataaacaaacccaaatcattttcatatcatatgtacaaaaattcacagatatcgTTTtagctcttttgcacatttcagaaacatgacaaatattgctcatgtctacacaattcatgtcaaaaacatttcttttctctttcatatgtatctcatgagtgaatgcaaaacacatactgaggttatttttcggcttttctttttaagataacatgcacatttcttacaaaccaacctcagttcatttctttttatacaaatctagcataggaaccccacttacctggacttcttagcttttcaaaaactTTCTTAACAATGTCGAACAAAATTagtcgtcacctataagataatcatgtaaattttcataaatttcagaTCAATTTCCTATTTTGATATccaagcctaaacttctaaaataacatatttttaattcctcaaaatccaaaattttcattattcttaaaatactaACATCATtgtctaaactcatcaatatccaacttagTAACtctgactaaaacattaaattctaacctTTTTATgattgagatcttactataatctataatactaaataacataactatatcaaaatcattataagtagaaagttatacttttgtttaaataataataataataataaattcatttaaaaggatttaaagaaaaa carries:
- the LOC108986505 gene encoding uncharacterized protein LOC108986505, which encodes MASQYEDASKKLRRLPHVFARVLELPIHSSADVSVEETSDSFRFTAATPANTDHTNIAGDVRVHTIKIFPGVTKIVIRGVCSPLLDELKFDLWRFRLPASTRLDMASARCSSGGKLVVTVPKGLDEK